A stretch of the Aegilops tauschii subsp. strangulata cultivar AL8/78 chromosome 4, Aet v6.0, whole genome shotgun sequence genome encodes the following:
- the LOC109765084 gene encoding uncharacterized protein: MQRTRPASALPVSLSAVEQRRQCGTQRLGRSDGFLRRGRRALASLPTSSSYSSSVALVSSVEPAGAEGMRTEVAQIRAVTTTGAPHPLHVPLPNPPLPPWPAARDPNHIRGSSHGPPSLFPCCRSAGSEAEGPGAGGSRWVLGDIGNIVPADVLEGNIQLPTGITPITRSFSAEL; the protein is encoded by the exons ATGCAGCGGACTCGGCCTGCATCGGCGTTGCCGGTGTCCCTCTCCGCTGTCGAGCAGCGGCGGCAGTGCGGGACACAGCGGCTCGGCCGCAGTGATGGATTTCTCCGACGTGGCCGGCGGGCGCTCGCCTCGCTGCCCACGTCGTCCTCCTACTCCTCCTCAGTGGCACTCGTCAGTTCGGTGGAGCCAGCGGGCGCCGAGGGCATGCGGACGGAGGTGGCGCAGATCCGGGCGGTAACAACGACGGGCGCCCCACATCCCCTTCACGTGCCGCTGCCCAATCCTCCTCTGCCTCCATGGCCTGCAGCAAGGGATCCCAATCATATCCGTGGGTCATCGCATGGTCCACCGTCGTTGTTCCCTTG CTGCCGCAGTGCCGGCAGCGAAGCTGAAGGCCCCGGTGCGGGAGGAAGCAGGTGGGTGCTCGGCGACATCGGCAACATCGTCCCTGCCGACGTCCTCGAGGG CAATATCCAGCTACCGACGGGGATCACTCCAATCACCAGGAGCTTCAGCGCTGAGCTCTGA